One stretch of Methanomassiliicoccus luminyensis B10 DNA includes these proteins:
- a CDS encoding GTP-binding protein, which produces MLDRQAGPNSIGQPLVRSAQCSAGAAIFQHHRARPIHRAGDGSYCNSQIINGASERAPLCHQSLWLYTYSLISISNIIFRGQTMKARKFMVVSGFLGAGKTTSMIAFAEYFNQKYGKAVIIVNDLGAKNLV; this is translated from the coding sequence ATGCTCGATCGGCAGGCAGGTCCCAACAGTATCGGCCAACCTCTGGTGCGCTCTGCGCAATGCTCTGCCGGGGCAGCCATTTTTCAACATCACAGGGCCCGCCCCATCCATCGAGCCGGCGATGGTTCTTACTGCAACTCGCAGATCATCAACGGAGCAAGCGAGCGGGCTCCCCTTTGTCATCAATCGTTATGGCTATATACATATAGTTTGATTTCTATATCAAATATTATATTCAGAGGTCAAACAATGAAAGCGCGCAAATTCATGGTAGTGAGCGGCTTCCTCGGCGCTGGAAAGACCACGAGCATGATCGCGTTCGCCGAATATTTCAATCAGAAATATGGAAAGGCCGTGATCATCGTGAACGACCTCGGCGCCAAGAACCTGGTG
- a CDS encoding carboxypeptidase regulatory-like domain-containing protein has protein sequence MLAVLMVLSATVVTVGPVGVASAAPEDDFEYVLINGGAEVQITKYNGLGGAVEIPSEIDGKPVTALLLNVFNGNAALTSVDIPASVNVIWDNAFDGCTALTAINVAAGNMVYESEGGVLYSKGMTVLLKYPLARAGASFEVPGSVSTIHADAFRGASLVSISMGSGVITIGVNAFSFCTALVSVTLGSGVDTLPRAAFGSNPSLDNIFVDDGNEKYVDIDGVLHIRGSGGTLTLWMCPSGKIGAYDISPNVRTISSTAFSDSDLSSITIPEGVVTIEDYAFYGCNALTSIVIPNSVTHLGEGAFYECTALTSVIVGSGVPSLYYTFYGCSSLIAMVFEGNAPSLLDDYVEFYGTSPDLKVFCHDGATGFGATYGGAPTTMLGVGATAPNGLTATVDGTSVVLNWSAPVYTGGADITHYAISQNGAPIATVSADGPPTYAVTDLAYGSIYTFSVTACNEYSNGQGATVSVRLFGLTITSPADGSRVKTNDVVVHWGVEAAGELAYQVSRDGVYLGEMPTTSYAFNDLPDGTYRVQVWVRDNDYHFGTDTVSFTVDTVAPTVTARSPEGAEVAVGGTIGVTFDEAMNQTSVVMTLNGEEVELAWNGNTATYTPNPALAYGTAYAISVTGKDVAGNPLGTTSWTFTTVDGAVISGVVTDDATGLPIAGATISFGGQIDTTDENGAFTISGVAPGTYAMAVSKDGYAPWEQNVQATSGANIVNPELHDTAPPSVSIISPGPGTVFAISSVTVTWASSSDVTAVRISTDGENWTPITGTSNTSSYPDGLNTVYINVTDAAGNWAVDTISFTVDDIAPTVTDRCPVEDDVWIEDVISVTFSEAMSQNSVNIVVSNGATSIPGVISWNGNTAIFTPDSALDYDTVYTVTVTGKDMAGNDLAEPDWQFTTLKDEGLIYGEITDHEYNPLPGVTVTLSNGMTTTTNETGYFEFDKVPSGDYTITMAKEGYVTISWYPLPSLPGGYSVFGASLEAEPGSIVGTVKDADGNPISGATVRLNSTVSTTTNATGYFEFDNVIVGTYSLNVTKEGYRPMEQSVTLAPGEDKTLDPMSLGAVETDDPTDPGDDDPSDTPGGDGTTDKDDVPGDNTLLYVGAGVAIAIAALLGVLLLRKK, from the coding sequence ATGCTAGCTGTTCTGATGGTATTGTCCGCGACCGTAGTGACCGTAGGGCCGGTGGGCGTGGCGTCCGCCGCGCCGGAGGATGACTTCGAGTATGTCCTCATCAATGGGGGTGCCGAGGTCCAGATAACAAAATATAACGGTCTGGGCGGTGCCGTGGAGATACCCAGTGAGATCGACGGAAAGCCTGTGACCGCTCTCCTCTTGAATGTGTTCAACGGGAATGCCGCCCTGACCTCTGTCGACATACCGGCCAGCGTCAACGTCATCTGGGACAACGCGTTCGACGGCTGCACCGCCCTGACCGCGATCAATGTCGCCGCCGGCAATATGGTCTACGAGAGCGAGGGTGGCGTCCTGTACAGCAAGGGCATGACCGTTCTATTGAAGTACCCCCTCGCGAGGGCGGGGGCTTCATTTGAGGTGCCGGGCAGTGTTTCCACTATCCATGCCGACGCGTTCAGGGGCGCTTCCCTTGTTTCTATCTCCATGGGCAGCGGCGTAATCACCATCGGCGTGAACGCCTTTTCCTTCTGCACCGCCCTGGTGTCCGTGACCCTGGGCAGCGGCGTGGACACCCTCCCGAGAGCGGCGTTTGGGTCCAACCCCTCTCTTGACAACATTTTCGTCGATGATGGCAATGAAAAGTACGTGGACATCGATGGCGTCCTGCACATCCGCGGTTCAGGAGGAACCCTTACTCTCTGGATGTGCCCCTCGGGCAAGATCGGTGCATACGATATCTCCCCGAATGTCCGAACGATCTCGTCCACTGCGTTCAGTGACAGCGACCTCAGCTCCATCACTATTCCCGAGGGCGTGGTAACGATCGAGGACTACGCGTTCTATGGGTGCAACGCTCTGACCTCCATCGTGATACCGAACAGCGTCACCCACCTGGGAGAAGGAGCGTTCTATGAATGCACCGCCCTGACCAGTGTGATCGTGGGCAGCGGCGTGCCCTCGCTGTACTATACGTTCTATGGGTGCTCTTCCCTCATCGCGATGGTGTTCGAGGGCAACGCCCCGTCGCTTTTGGACGATTATGTGGAGTTCTACGGCACTAGCCCAGATCTTAAGGTCTTCTGCCACGATGGCGCTACCGGCTTCGGCGCCACGTATGGCGGAGCGCCCACGACCATGCTGGGTGTCGGGGCCACCGCGCCCAACGGCCTGACGGCCACCGTCGACGGCACCAGTGTTGTCCTGAACTGGTCCGCCCCGGTCTACACCGGCGGCGCGGACATCACCCACTATGCGATCTCTCAGAACGGGGCGCCGATCGCCACTGTCAGCGCGGACGGCCCCCCTACCTACGCCGTGACCGACCTGGCCTATGGTTCGATCTACACCTTTAGCGTAACGGCCTGCAATGAATACAGCAACGGCCAGGGCGCCACCGTGTCGGTCAGGTTGTTCGGCCTCACGATCACGTCCCCCGCCGACGGCTCGCGCGTTAAAACCAATGACGTCGTCGTCCACTGGGGCGTAGAGGCGGCCGGGGAGCTCGCTTACCAGGTGTCTCGCGACGGCGTGTACCTGGGTGAGATGCCCACTACAAGCTATGCCTTCAATGACCTCCCTGACGGCACCTACAGGGTGCAGGTGTGGGTGCGCGACAACGATTATCACTTCGGGACGGACACGGTCTCCTTCACCGTGGACACCGTCGCTCCCACGGTGACGGCCAGGTCGCCCGAGGGAGCCGAAGTTGCCGTCGGCGGCACGATAGGCGTGACATTTGACGAGGCCATGAACCAGACCTCGGTGGTCATGACCCTGAACGGTGAAGAGGTCGAGCTCGCCTGGAACGGCAATACCGCGACGTACACTCCGAACCCGGCGCTGGCATATGGCACCGCTTATGCCATCAGCGTGACCGGGAAGGACGTCGCCGGGAACCCTCTCGGAACGACCTCTTGGACTTTCACCACTGTTGATGGCGCCGTCATCTCCGGCGTGGTCACCGACGACGCCACCGGTCTCCCGATCGCCGGGGCCACAATATCGTTCGGCGGCCAGATCGATACAACGGACGAGAACGGGGCCTTCACGATCAGTGGCGTCGCGCCTGGAACGTACGCCATGGCGGTCAGCAAAGATGGATATGCGCCCTGGGAGCAAAACGTGCAGGCGACCTCGGGGGCCAACATTGTGAACCCAGAGCTGCATGACACCGCGCCCCCCAGCGTGAGCATAATCTCTCCGGGACCCGGCACCGTGTTCGCCATCTCCTCAGTTACGGTGACATGGGCCAGCAGCTCTGACGTCACCGCCGTCCGCATCAGCACCGACGGGGAGAACTGGACGCCGATAACGGGAACGAGCAACACCTCCAGCTATCCTGACGGCCTCAACACAGTATACATCAACGTTACCGACGCCGCGGGGAACTGGGCGGTGGACACAATATCGTTCACTGTAGATGACATCGCGCCGACCGTGACGGACCGCTGCCCCGTAGAGGATGATGTCTGGATCGAGGACGTGATAAGCGTCACCTTCTCGGAAGCTATGAGCCAGAACTCGGTGAACATCGTCGTCAGCAACGGGGCCACCTCGATCCCCGGAGTTATTTCTTGGAACGGCAACACTGCGATCTTCACCCCTGACTCCGCACTGGATTACGACACCGTCTACACGGTGACGGTGACCGGGAAGGACATGGCGGGCAACGATCTCGCAGAGCCCGATTGGCAGTTCACCACCCTGAAGGACGAGGGCCTCATCTATGGCGAGATCACAGATCATGAGTATAACCCCCTCCCAGGCGTCACCGTCACGCTCAGCAACGGCATGACCACCACGACCAACGAGACTGGCTACTTCGAGTTCGACAAGGTCCCCTCAGGTGACTACACCATCACCATGGCGAAGGAGGGCTACGTGACCATCTCATGGTACCCTCTGCCGAGCCTCCCGGGCGGGTACTCGGTGTTCGGGGCGAGCTTGGAGGCCGAACCCGGCTCCATCGTTGGAACGGTCAAGGACGCTGACGGCAACCCCATCTCCGGCGCCACGGTAAGGCTGAACAGCACCGTGTCAACGACGACCAACGCCACCGGATATTTCGAGTTCGATAACGTCATCGTTGGAACGTACTCGCTCAACGTGACCAAGGAAGGCTACCGCCCCATGGAGCAAAGCGTGACCCTCGCGCCGGGAGAGGACAAGACCTTGGACCCAATGAGCCTAGGGGCCGTGGAAACCGACGATCCCACCGATCCTGGAGATGACGACCCCTCAGACACACCCGGCGGAGACGGCACCACCGACAAGGATGATGTGCCAGGGGACAATACCCTGCTGTACGTCGGAGCCGGGGTGGCAATAGCCATCGCCGCGCTGCTCGGCGTGCTGTTACTGCGGAAGAAGTGA